One part of the Ailuropoda melanoleuca isolate Jingjing chromosome 6, ASM200744v2, whole genome shotgun sequence genome encodes these proteins:
- the PRLHR gene encoding prolactin-releasing peptide receptor, giving the protein MASLPTQGPPVPDLFSGLPPAASTPANQSTEASAVNGSAVGPGAQAITPFQSLQLVHQLKGLIVLLYSIVVVVGLVGNCLLVLVIARVRRLHNVTNFLIGNLALSDVLMCTACVPLTLAYAFEPRGWVFGGGLCHLVFFLQPVTVYVSVFTLTTIAVDRYVVLVHPLRRRISLRLSAYAVLAIWALSAVLALPAAVHTYHVELKPHGVRLCEEFWGSQELQRQLYAWGLLLVTYLLPLLVILLSYVRVSVKLRNRVVPGCVTQSQADWDRARRRRTFCLLVVVVVVFAVCWLPLHVFNLLRDLDPHAIDPYAFGLVQLLCHWLAMSSACYNPFIYAWLHDNFREELRKLLLAWPRKIVPHGQTMTVSVVI; this is encoded by the coding sequence ATGGCCTCACTGCCGACTCAGGGCCCCCCGGTCCCTGACTTATTTTCTGGGTTGCCACCAGCGGCCTCAACTCCTGCCAACCAGAGCACGGAGGCCTCGGCGGTCAATGGGTCAGCTGTTGGCCCAGGCGCTCAGGCCATCACTCCTTTCCAAAGCCTGCAGCTGGTGCATCAGCTCAAGGGGCTGATCGTGCTGCTCTACAGCATCGTGGTGGTTGTGGGGCTGGTGGGCAACTGCCTGCTGGTGCTGGTGATTGCGCGGGTGCGTCGGCTGCACAACGTGACCAACTTCCTCATCGGCAACCTGGCCTTGTCCGACGTGCTCATGTGCACCGCCTGCGTACCGCTCACGCTGGCCTACGCTTTCGAGCCACGCGGCTGGGTGTTCGGCGGCGGCCTGTGCCACTTGGTCTTCTTCCTGCAGCCTGTCACCGTCTACGTGTCGGTGTTCACTCTCACCACCATCGCGGTGGACCGCTACGTCGTGCTCGTGCACCCGCTGCGCCGGCGTATCTCCCTGCGCCTCAGCGCCTACGCCGTGCTGGCCATCTGGGCACTGTCCGCGGTGCTGGCGCTGCCAGCCGCAGTGCACACGTACCACGTCGAGCTCAAGCCGCACGGTGTGCGCCTCTGCGAGGAATTCTGGGGGTCCCAGGAGCTCCAGCGGCAGCTCTATGCTTGGGGGCTACTGCTTGTCACCtacctgctccccctgctggtcaTCCTCCTGTCTTACGTCCGGGTGTCGGTGAAGCTACGGAACCGCGTGGTGCCGGGCTGCGTGACCCAGAGTCAGGCCGACTGGGACCGCGCGCGGCGCCGCCGCACCTTCTGCCTGCTGGTGGTGGTCGTGGTGGTGTTCGCTGTCTGCTGGCTGCCGCTGCACGTCTTCAACCTGCTGCGAGACCTCGACCCGCACGCCATCGACCCCTACGCCTTCGGGTTAGTGCAGCTGCTCTGCCACTGGCTCGCCATGAGCTCGGCGTGCTACAACCCGTTCATTTACGCCTGGCTGCACGACAACTTCCGTGAGGAGCTGCGCAAGCTCTTGCTTGCCTGGCCCCGCAAGATCGTGCCGCACGGCCAGACCATGACAGTCAGCGTGGTCATCTGA